The following coding sequences lie in one Chelmon rostratus isolate fCheRos1 chromosome 2, fCheRos1.pri, whole genome shotgun sequence genomic window:
- the tardbpb gene encoding TAR DNA-binding protein 43 isoform X2, producing MAEVYIRVAEEENEEPMEIPSEDDGTVLLSTVAAQFPGACGLRFRSPVSQCMRGVRLVEGVLHAPESGWGNVVFVVNYPKDNKRKMEEIDASSAVKMKRGDMKTSDLIVLGLPWKTTEQDLKDYFSTFGEVIMVQVKRDAKTGNSKGFGFVRFTEYEAQEKVISQRHMIDGRWCDCKLPNSKQGPDEPLRSRKVFVGRCTEDMTTDDLRQFFMQYGEVTDVFIPKPFRAFAFVTFADDQVAQSLCGEDLIIKGVSVHISNAEPKHGNRQFDRTARFGNGFGAQAFGSSRSGLGSSTNSSLANFGSFSLNPAMMAAAQAALQSSWGMMGMLASQQQTSTSGSTSSGTSSSRDQSQSFSTGNSNYGTSSASLGWGTGSNSTTSGSGFSSGFGSSMESKSSGWGM from the exons ATGGCCGAAGTGTATATCCGagtggcagaggaggaaaacgAGGAACCCATGGAGATCCCGTCTGAGGACGACGGCACCGTTTTGCTTTCAACCGTGGCAGCTCAGTTTCCAGGGGCGTGTGGCCTACGATTCAGGAGCCCCGTGTCTCAGTGCATGCGAGGAGTGCGTCTTGTGGAAGGGGTACTGCACGCGCCAGAGAGCGGATGGGGGAATGTCGTGTTTGTGGTGAATTATCCAAAAG acaacaaaaggaaaatggaGGAAATTGATGCAtcctctgctgtgaaaatgaagagaGGGGATATGAAGACATCTGACCTAATCGTTCTGGGTCTTCCCTGGAAAACAACTGAGCAGGACCTCAAAGACTACTTCAGCACATTTGGAGAAGTCATCATGGTCCAG GTAAAACGAGATGCCAAGACTGGAAATTCTAAAGGATTTGGCTTTGTGAGGTTTACAGAGTATGAGGCTCAAGAGAAGGTGATCTCCCAGCGCCATATGATTGACGGCCGATGGTGTGACTGCAAGCTTCCAAACTCGAAG CAAGGTCCAGATGAGCCACTGAGGAGTCGAAAAGTGTTTGTAGGCCGTTGCACAGAAGACATGACCACAGATGACCTACGGCAGTTCTTTATGCAGTATGGTGAAGTCACAGATGTCTTCATCCCCAAGCCATTCcgtgcttttgcttttgtcacATTTGCAGATGATCAG GTTGCCCAGTCTCTCTGTGGAGAGGACCTAATTATCAAAGGCGTCAGCGTTCACATCTCAAATGCTGAGCCCAAACATGGAAATAGGCAGTTTGATCGTACAGCACGGTTTGGAAATGGTTTTGGAGCTCAAGCATTTGGTAGCAGCCGTAGTGGGTTAGGGAGCAGCACTAACAGTAGTCTGGCGAATTTTGGTTCCTTCAGTCTGAACCCTGCTATGATGGCAGCTGCACAGGCTGCTCTGCAGAGTAGTTGGGGGATGATGGGTATGCTGGCTAGCCAGCAGCAGACATCCACCTCAGGTAGCACCTCCAGTGGGACAAGCTCTAGTAGGGACCAGAGTCAGTCTTTCAGTACAGGCAACAGCAACTACGGCACCAGCTCAGCCAGTCTTGGCTGGGGAACAGGTTCAAACTCTACAACCAGTGGTAGTGGGTTTAGTTCAGGTTTTGGGTCCAGTATGGAGTCAAAGTCATCTGGGTGGGGTATGTAA
- the tardbpb gene encoding TAR DNA-binding protein 43 isoform X1, which yields MAEVYIRVAEEENEEPMEIPSEDDGTVLLSTVAAQFPGACGLRFRSPVSQCMRGVRLVEGVLHAPESGWGNVVFVVNYPKDNKRKMEEIDASSAVKMKRGDMKTSDLIVLGLPWKTTEQDLKDYFSTFGEVIMVQVKRDAKTGNSKGFGFVRFTEYEAQEKVISQRHMIDGRWCDCKLPNSKVNMQGPDEPLRSRKVFVGRCTEDMTTDDLRQFFMQYGEVTDVFIPKPFRAFAFVTFADDQVAQSLCGEDLIIKGVSVHISNAEPKHGNRQFDRTARFGNGFGAQAFGSSRSGLGSSTNSSLANFGSFSLNPAMMAAAQAALQSSWGMMGMLASQQQTSTSGSTSSGTSSSRDQSQSFSTGNSNYGTSSASLGWGTGSNSTTSGSGFSSGFGSSMESKSSGWGM from the exons ATGGCCGAAGTGTATATCCGagtggcagaggaggaaaacgAGGAACCCATGGAGATCCCGTCTGAGGACGACGGCACCGTTTTGCTTTCAACCGTGGCAGCTCAGTTTCCAGGGGCGTGTGGCCTACGATTCAGGAGCCCCGTGTCTCAGTGCATGCGAGGAGTGCGTCTTGTGGAAGGGGTACTGCACGCGCCAGAGAGCGGATGGGGGAATGTCGTGTTTGTGGTGAATTATCCAAAAG acaacaaaaggaaaatggaGGAAATTGATGCAtcctctgctgtgaaaatgaagagaGGGGATATGAAGACATCTGACCTAATCGTTCTGGGTCTTCCCTGGAAAACAACTGAGCAGGACCTCAAAGACTACTTCAGCACATTTGGAGAAGTCATCATGGTCCAG GTAAAACGAGATGCCAAGACTGGAAATTCTAAAGGATTTGGCTTTGTGAGGTTTACAGAGTATGAGGCTCAAGAGAAGGTGATCTCCCAGCGCCATATGATTGACGGCCGATGGTGTGACTGCAAGCTTCCAAACTCGAAGGTGAATATG CAAGGTCCAGATGAGCCACTGAGGAGTCGAAAAGTGTTTGTAGGCCGTTGCACAGAAGACATGACCACAGATGACCTACGGCAGTTCTTTATGCAGTATGGTGAAGTCACAGATGTCTTCATCCCCAAGCCATTCcgtgcttttgcttttgtcacATTTGCAGATGATCAG GTTGCCCAGTCTCTCTGTGGAGAGGACCTAATTATCAAAGGCGTCAGCGTTCACATCTCAAATGCTGAGCCCAAACATGGAAATAGGCAGTTTGATCGTACAGCACGGTTTGGAAATGGTTTTGGAGCTCAAGCATTTGGTAGCAGCCGTAGTGGGTTAGGGAGCAGCACTAACAGTAGTCTGGCGAATTTTGGTTCCTTCAGTCTGAACCCTGCTATGATGGCAGCTGCACAGGCTGCTCTGCAGAGTAGTTGGGGGATGATGGGTATGCTGGCTAGCCAGCAGCAGACATCCACCTCAGGTAGCACCTCCAGTGGGACAAGCTCTAGTAGGGACCAGAGTCAGTCTTTCAGTACAGGCAACAGCAACTACGGCACCAGCTCAGCCAGTCTTGGCTGGGGAACAGGTTCAAACTCTACAACCAGTGGTAGTGGGTTTAGTTCAGGTTTTGGGTCCAGTATGGAGTCAAAGTCATCTGGGTGGGGTATGTAA